Within Mucilaginibacter inviolabilis, the genomic segment CAGCTATCGTTGGTTTTGCTTGATTCGTATTCATGATAATTTAATTAATGAAGTTTTCTTTAAACGTTTATTGGTTTTTCACCCGGTTATTTTTGGGTGACCATAATTTGTACCTGGGATGCGCTTTTTCGTATTCCATACCCCTTGGATAAGTTACCAGTTCGATTTGCAGGCCCCAGGGAGTTTTAAAGTATACGCCGGTTAATCCGCCGTTTGGCCCGGTTTTGTGTTCGATCGGAGCGCCAATAAATTCTACACCCTTAGCTTTTAGATAGGCTACACTTTTATCCATGTTGTCGGTATAAACAGCAATATGATACCAGCCGATGTCATCGTTCATTGGTCTTTTCATATCTCTTTCGGGTGAGTTGTATTCGAATAACTCGATGTTGCTGCCAGTACCGGTTGTCAGCATAGCAATATGCATGACCTCAGCAGATTGGCGAATGTTGAATGCTTTTTTAGCATCTGCATTAAGGGGCAATTTGCCTTCCTCGTAAACTTTGTGAAAACCAAGCACATCGATAAAAAACTTTACCGCTTCATCCAGGTTTGGAACGTTAAAACCCACGTGATCCATCCCCACAAGACCTGGTGTTTGTGCTGATGCCGGCTTTATACCGGTTAAGGAAAGAGAAATAATGGCCACTATAGCCGCTATTGTTTTTAATGATTTATTTTTCATGTTGAATTGATTGAAAATTATCTGTTTAATGATGTGAATGAACTTAATTGTTTTCACGGATGGCTTTCATGCCTTTTGTCCAGCGAAGCAATTCGTTCAGCATTGTTTTTGTTGAACCTGTTAGTTTTTCGTCGCCGGCAAATACGCCATCATCGTTGATATATTGACTGTAGACCGGGATGTTCACCAGTTCTGCAACGGGCATATTGTTAAAGTAAACCAGATCTTGTTTCAGGCTGGCCACGGCTCTTACACCGCCAAACGGTGTCAATGAATAGCTTACGATTCCCGATGGTTTATATTTCCATTCGGCCAAAAGATATTCCAGTGCATTTTTGAGCGGGGCGGGATAGCTATTGTCGTATTCGGCAGTAACGAAGATAAAAGCATCCGCCTCCTCAATTTTAGCGCTCCATTTCCTGGTGTGCTCATGTTCGTATTTTTTCATCGATGGGTGATTAGCTTCATTCATTAGCGGTAAGCCAATTTCGCCGAGATCTAATATTTCTACTTCAAAGTTACCCTGAGCTTTAGCCTGTTCGGCGATCCATTGTGCAATGACAGGCCCTTTACGACCAGGGCGTACTGTTGATGATATGATTTTAACTTTATACATTATATGTTTATTTAGTTTTAGTATTTGACCCTGATATTTTTAAGTCTTAGTCTTATTTAAAAGCCTTTTCAATCTGATGAGAATCTTCCAGCATCAGTAACCTAGTGATAAGACCGTTTACAATGGTGAACCGCATAACAAATGGCTCTTTGAATTTTTTGCCGGTTGCTTTTACTGTCCTGCCAGCTTTGCCGAAAACGGCAGCTTCAGTCCCGTCGATAAACGTATGATCCATTTCGAAATCATCTTCGGCTAACTTATGTGCATCCGTTAATTGATGTAGTGCGGTTATTACTTCCTGTTTGCCGCTTTTTTTACCAGTCCAGGGCATGTAAGGCGATTCTGCGATGTAGAAGTCGATATCATCAGCAATATATTGAGCGATAGCCTTTACATCATTTTGTGATGTACCCTGGAAGAAACCGTTCAGCACTTCCTGAGTTTGTTGACTTTCTTTTGATAGTTCCATGTTATTATGTTTATGTGTGTTAATTTTCTGTTTATATATCGAAGCCGTATTTAACAGCCCATTTTCTTTTGATCTTGGTTTTCGCGGAAATAAATTCTTCGTCTGTCCCTTGTGCGACAGCATCCAGCGGATAGCGAAGCGGGCGAGAGCCTTTTTGCATGTCTACCAGGTTTTTAATGCCGTCAGCAATAGTTTGCGGGTTCATTTGAAACTCTTCCATCTTACCAAACAGCGCATTACCTAAAGCAGCCATTCTTCTATCAAAATCTTTGTATTCGCCGGCAATCTCTGGTTTGTCTGCATTAAAACCGCCTTTATCGGCCATGCCGGTAGGGTAGACGCCACAGGGAATAGACACATTCTCGATACCAAAATCCCGCAACTCCGAATCGATGCCCTCCACCAGGGTTTCCATAGCAAACTTGGAGGACATATAAGGAATCATGTAAGGCAAGGAAAAGCCGCTTGCTCCGGTTGACAGGTTAATGATCAGGCCGCATTTTGCAGCACGCATAGAGGGCAATACCGCGAAATAGGTGCGTAGAACACCATAAAAATTGGTTTCAAACATCCGCCTGAATACATCCAGGGTATGCGCCTCCGCTATACCGAACCCCGTAACGGCTGCATTGTTTACCAATACATCTATTTTGCCGTAGCGTTTAAGTACATAAGCAAAGGCATCGTCAACCGACTGATCGCTATTGACATCCATTTCAACAACTTCAATGTTGTCAACTTTTGATAGTTCTATGGCGGTCTTAAGGTTCTTGCCTTTTGTATCCCGCATGGCTGCTATAACACAATGACCGTCTGCTGCCAGAGTGATTGCTGTTAACTTACCAAAACCAGAACTGGTGCCTGTGATTAAAATTACTTTTGACATGACTGATAAACTTTAACACAAAGTTCAGCCACATCAATCGGGGAAAAAATGATATTTGATTCAAAAACTCTTGATAGATATCAAGAAAATTCTTGTCAGGATTACTTAGTAGATACCTGTTTTCTTACCCTGCTTAGTGTTTCAGGGGTAATGCCTAAATAGGAGGCCAGCATGTGCCTGGGTGCACGATTGGCCAAATTGGGAAAAGATTTTAAAAATTGATTGTATTTTTCTTCTGCAGTTGCTTGAAAAGTGGCGTTGATACGTTCATGCGTTGCGTTTAAACTTCGCTGCAATATCTGGTTAACCATATCTCTAAACGCAGGGATCTTTTCACAGATCATTTCGTAATTTGACTTACTGATCAGCAGCACGACAGAGTCTTCCACAGCTTCGATATAGTATTTCGACGGAGTACCATCCATTAAACTCTGCCGGTCGGCTGTCCACCAATTTTCAATGGCAAAATAAACGGTATGTTCAGCGCCTTTATCATCAAGGCTGTATTTCCGTAAAAAACCATCACATACAAATGCATTAAAGGTGCATACATCGCCTTCGGTCAGCAAAAACTGGTGTTTACGCAGTTTTTTGATAATGCTAACCGATTCTATAAGTTGATAGTCACTTTCAGAAATAAGGGTTTTACTTTCAAGGTATTTACGGAAACGATCGAACATATTGGTAAAGTTACAAAAGACCTGTCAATAAAAGTCAGGAGGTTGTAAACGAACAATATCGCATTTACGAATCATTGTTTTTCTTATAACAGGAAATATGTATTACGCCCTATTCGATTTCATTTCAAAAGTGTAACGATTTGTTTTAGACAAAATGATGTCATTGGCTTTAGATAATATACCATACATCCACTTCTCAGAATCTCCAAATGTATTTTCTATTTCCCAAAAAACCTCCGTTTTTACGAGACACCTTATCAAAAATTTCTCCTTTTAAATTTTCAGTTTTATCATATATAAAATCCGAGAGGATATATTCTCAAAAAAACGTACCATAAAACATTCTCATTTTATTTATCTTTGATTGAGTTAATGATACTTTATTAGAAATTATGATCATCGGATACGCCAGGGTGAGTACCCAAGAACAAAATTTGGATTTACAAATAGACGATCTTTTGAAAGCTGGTTGTAATAAAATCTTCAAGGAACACATTTCTGGTAAAAATACCCAGAGGCCTGAGCTTCAGAAAATGATCAGTGTACTACGCCCTGGTGATAAAGTAGTGGTATGGAAGCTTGACCGCTTAGGAAGATCGCTTCGAGATCTAATTGATTTAGTAGGTGAGTTTCAAAAACTGGATGTAAACTTCATAAGTCTAAATGACAGCATCGACACCAGTACTCCTACCGGACGCTTTACCTTTAACCTATTTGCATCCATCGCAGAATTTGAAAGAGATATTATTAGGCAAAGAACAAAGGCTGGCCTAGCAGCTGCCAGGGCGAGAGGAAAAATTGGTGGCAGGCCCAAAGGTTTGTCAAAAGAGAAATTAGCGAAAGCCAAGACAGCAACACTCTTATATAATTCTGGAGAAAAAACTGTAGATGAAATTTTGATGGAATTGAATATTGGCCGGGCTACTTTTTATAGATATTTAAAACAAGTCAACAATACTGCTCAATTAATTAACAAATAGGTTTTATGGCAGGAATAAAGAGTGATAACCCAATATATGACCCGCTGGGAATAGAAATATTTGCTATCGACGAAACCTTCGAGAGCGTTTTCAATGGATTAAAAGGTGTTTATTTCCGTTTGTATTACAAAGAATCTAAACGTCCCAGAGGTTTAAGAAATCTCCAAAAAGAAAAGACTTTTTATAAAAGATTTGGGGAAATAGGAAAGTTGAAAAGATCGTATCGATATAATGATTGGGAGGCAAAAAGGGAAGCGGTAGATATTTATGCCATTGAATTAAGACAAATGGTTAATATCGAACTGTCAGAATATAATACATTCGAAAATAGTAATCCTTAAAAAATATAACACCATCCCGATCAAATCCTTTCAAGGGAAAGACATTTGCGAACACCAACCACAGTTTTCTATGAAGTGCTAATCAATTGAGGGAAATGGCTTTAACATAAATTTTTGATAAATCGTTCCAGTACGGCTCTTAACTTTTAAAACTTTCCCACCACTCCGCAACTCTTCGATGTTGGTTACTTCAGGATACGGAATTTCGGTATGCATCCCAGGAATAGGTAAACGTTGGTTGTGCAATATCATCGTCAAATCGCTATTTACAGTGAATTCCAACGGCTTATCATATTCTTTTACAAGGCTTAAACTATCTATTGTTTCAGAGGGCAATTCGCCAAATGACATTTCCATACTTTCTCCTTTTTCGAATTGCTGACCGCGGATGACTTGAAGTATCCAGTTCAAGTCGTCTACGGACTCTTGATCGATCGGATAAAAATCAGTGAATCGTACCCCGAATGCCCGCTCGACTTCTTTAAGCCCTTTAAAATACTCCAAGTAAGTTTCAGCATTGCTGACCCTTTCTTTGTCATATGTTGGACATTGTTTACTGATCTTCGTTTCTTTAGTCAAATAAATGGTGGCTTCTTTTTGTAAAAAAAAATACTTTAAGAATTCATGAACCTCCAATTCTTCGTTGACATTACGGTAAATGGCATCATGTTCCATAGACCACCTAGCGTCAGGTTCTTGATCATCTGGATTTACAATTGTTATTTGAAAGTTAAGAGTATGGAGCTTTGTTTTAAACGTTACTGATTTTTTGCCTCCATAAATTTGAGCCGTGAGATTACGCATTTCGAAGCCTTCCGTTGAAAAGACAAGATCAAAAGGGATAATTTTTGGCATCTTTTTAAAGGAGACTTGGGCAAGGTCACCCTCGCCAAAGAGCTTAAGTCCTTCTATGTTTAATGTGAAGGTTGCTAATTCCTTTTTATTAAACTCTAATTGGTCAAATTGGCCATCTTCAAAGAATTTCTGAAAGCGCTGATCGATGTCACCATCAGGATCGAATTTAAATCTCATATTTCCATGCATGGGTTCGCCATTCTTACCGCTAATCGAATGCACCTGATAGCTATCTCCTTTGTCTTGCAAAGAAACTGATAATTGGTGATTCGAGGTAAATTTGCGAAACGTTTCCGGGCTGAGCCATTTTTTGCGCATATCTTCAAAAATGTGTTCTCGAATGTCTTCCGTCAAGGCGCAAAGAAAGGATTCTCCCGTGTGTTTGATGTAGTGAATACCCCTTTTTTGCAAAAAATCTATTTTCTCGTCTGAGGCACCAGGACTGACGAAATATGCTCGCTTTCGATTTTCGCCCAAGTGATTATATACATGTTCAAAAATCGCCCATACATTTGGGTCTTCATATCCATAACCTAGAAAAAGTATTGTTTTGGTAGCTATCGCCTTTATTATAGTCGCCCAGAAAGGTGACGAATAATCCTTGTGATAAAAGCGGGCGTAATCTTCCCGTGTAAGGATAATGGATGATTTATCGGCGAGATCGCCATGAATCTTCAGAATATTTACTCCATTTTGACGCCAATTGGCCAAATCAGTATCCTTATAAATCAACGTAGCCGTATCACCAAAAGCGTTTTCAAAGAGAGCATCGTAATTCGTTGTAATTATGGTTCGGAAATGAGGGATCGATGCCAACAAATCGTGATCCGAGGTAGAAATGGCAGGAGCGGCAAAAACGTCGTCGAGCACGGAGTTGATCATTTCTCGGGAACCTCGCTTTATACGAACAATCTCTTCTGAGAGATAATCTAGCGGCGCATTGACTGAAACCTTCAACTTCTCATCCTCAGACAGCCGACCTGTTAATATTTCTGCAAGTTTTCCGCCCAAAGGGTAGCCTGCATATCTGGAGAATCCGGCACCGGCAAAGATGACAACATCTTCCTGCCGAATCGCCTCAAATAATTTCTGCTGTTCCATAATTCAAAGATAAAGGAAAATAGGTCCAGGTTTTGCCTTATCTGGTTATCTGACGAAAGCAGTCACCAGGGTAAAGTTTTACGACATTGATTGTGTAAAAAACTAACTGTAGTGCTAACGACGTCCTAAATTATATTTCTACGATGGCTCTGATTTAAAGGACGTCATCAAGGCTTCCCCGAGCGACTTCAAATGTCGTTCCGACTCGTCATTATAAGCCAACTTAAGGATTGCTAGAAGATCATGTAACAACATTAAAAGTTGATCTAAAGTATGCTGATACAACGATTTCAGCGAAAAAGGCAATTTTTGGAAATTTACATAATGTTTGAACTTTTCTTCAAACATTATGATTTAGTTATATTTATTAAAAATTTATATGGATATAAATATTACTTTGTTAGAAGCTTATTGCCTGAAAAACGGCTTGGCTATTACTACATCAATTGACATTGAAGATACAGAACCCTATTTAAAATTTATTAAAGGAACAGATGCACACGGCAGCCGAGCAGAATACTTACAGTTCTGCGATATTAAGAATATTTTGATGGTTAACAATATGATCAATGATGGTGGGTTGGTGCTAAAAGAAAGGGACGCGTCCCAAGAGTCTTTACGTCAGAGACCTATAGATGAACAAGATAAGGATAAAAATATAGAGCGACTCATTTACAATACGATTTCAAAATATATTATTCAAATGCTTAATGTTGGTACAGGCCAGATTTACTTTCCAGAAATAGTACCTCTGGAAAATCATAAGACATTATATTTTCGGTTAGACTAGGTATATGGAAAAATTGACTTTGAATATTGATTTTAAATCTTGTGAATTGCTTGATATGGTGCTGAATGCTTTTGGGGACGGCGAGCATCTGGATAGGTCTGCTATTCTTGAAATATTCGATAGCAACGAAAACGAGGCTGTAAAGCAAATAAACATTTTAGCGCAATTACGATTCATAAGAAAAATAGCTGAAGTTGAAGACAGCAGGCTTGGTCTAATATTCTATAAGGAGCAAAATACAGATCTATTTTTGGCCCAAGGAGGATTTACCGCACAATACCTTAAAACTGCTGAAGAAAAAAAAGTTTCGGACAAACGCCAGGGTTTGGCGGATGAAAATGCCAGATTAGAAAATGAAGCACTTAAACATCAAGTTACCATTCGTGATCAGGAAAACAGAATACGCAGTTTAGATGAAAAACTAAAGCGCTTCGAAATACTTAAAAATTATGAATGGTTAATCCGGCTAGCGTTTAGTGCGGTTGCCGCTTTTCTTACATGGTGGTTAACAAAGAATATCTAATATGGCTCCTCAAAACAATTACCAATAACAAGATGCAAAAGCAATAAAATGCCGCCTCTCGTTCCAAGAAATAACTAATCTTTAATTTAGCGACCGCTCCAATTTGCCAAAGGATGTTCCGGTGAGTTCAGGTAAGCGTTGCATCAATTCCGGCGTTTTCTTCAGATCCTCTGGCTTAGGTTTCTTATTGCTCTTGAAAAATACTAACTTTCTCTTTTTAAGTCCTAAGCCATGAAAAAAACGACTAAGCTAACTCAGCAGGATTGGAAGGATGCTTTGAATAGTATCAAGACAAATATCGTGAGGGAGAAGGAGAAAAAAAAGGCTCATCAAAAGGAACTGGAAAATGAGCTGAGACCTTACTTTAATCAGGCCGCATATCGATTGGGGATTAGCCACCAGCAACTGGCCACTGAGATAAAAATATTTCAGCCAGGACTGACAGATGTACGAACCGACCGTCGCTTAAAGGCATCAACTTATGCAAAGCTTATAAAAAAGCATAACCCGGCCTACTACCAGCTTTTTGAGAGCAAGTTAAAAAGCGCAGTGAAAGCAGAGAAAGAGTATTTTCAGAAAAAAAAGGAAAGCACATTAAAACTAATAACTGCAGATATAAAGGAAACCTGTGTTCCTATTAAAGCTAAACGGAAACCTACAAAGCATGAAAAGCGCGCCAACAAACGCGAACAGCAAAAAGAAAAGTTAGTGCATCCGCTTCCGCGCGAAGTATCAGTGAGAATGGCTCCTTTACCGATTTCGCAGTGGATTACAGTCGAATGGCAAGATGTGCTTTTTGAAGATTTCCTTATTAAGGTAAAATATAACGGAAATCTTTCTCATGGATATCCTGTGTCAGAGTCGCGTAAGTCATTTCGTTTTTTAAGAAATTATATTAAAAGCCTCCGACTAACTGCACTTTCCATCCTACTTGTCGGCAATGAAATTCGGCAGATAAAAAATGCAGAAAGTGTGAGAGAAATGGCGACTTTACTTCGGATCAAGGAACAGTTGATTGAAGATTTTCAGAGAGGAAAACCAACGACGGCGGTTGATATGATTGAAAAAATTAAGTCGGTTTCCAAGCATTTGCTCACGCAAATAGCACTTGCAGGTACGGGCGAAGTCATGTGTATCGAATACTTAGCCAGCCAATTAGCCGGTGGATTCAAGCCGATACCAGCTTTTGAGATAATACCCTCAGGCAATTCTTTGAGTACAGAGGATACCTTTATTTTTGTGCTGGAGCGACAATCAAAACTATTTCTTGTGTGGGAAAGTACAGTACATGGTCGGGCGACCTACGTTTTTAAGACTGATACTGATAGCTATTTAGACGTTGTTCAAGCCATTTACGATTACATTGGTAGCCCCCGTAAAGCCAAACGGATGTCACTAAGGAAACGTGATGCCGATACGTCAAACTTAGGCTATGACGGTTACGTCACTCACAGTACCTTTAATCATTGGCAGCAGAAATTAGAGATATCATTCAGCCAACATTCAGAAAATCATTAATAAGCACAGCTTGAAGTGCTATTTTTTTATATGAGGTAAAATTGCTATAATTGTATAACACATCGCAAAGGCGCATCCGCGCTCAATCGTTTCCAGCAAAATCGTTAACCATTTAACTCAATAATAAGATGAGTTTAAAAGTAATTTACGTTTCGGAAGCGCCAGGTATGGTAGTTTCTTTCTATGGAAGAGCCCAAGAAGGGTTCTTCGAAGGCCAACCCCTAGTTATTCAAGCCTTGACCGGCGGTTATTGTTTCAAACTTGTTGAACGGGTTTACCACCAGGGTAATGGATGGAGCAGAATATTTCTGCTTTAAGCAGAAATTTTTAGCTTCAAAATATAAAAAGTCGCCTGCTTTATCGCAGGCGACTTTTTGTGTCTTCAATTAATTGTATCCGGCTTAAGTATGGCTTTTTATACTAAAAACCACGTTTTTAGTATAAAAAGTAAATTTTAGAAATAAATTAAAAATTATCAAAGAGGAGCACCATATCTATACGCAAAATCTGTAAAACTTAAGAAGGTTTCAAACCGCTTTTTCGAAGTAAAGCTTTCATTTCAGCGTGGATATTACGCTTGTTTTACTTTTGGATCTCAAATACCGAATCAAAATAGATGCCCTTGTTTGATATGCATTCCATAACATAAAGAATAAACTAGTAAAATCTGTCCTCCTCTGTAAGTTAGTGTATACATCCCAGATAAATTGTACCAAAGGTACCCTGAGCCGAATCAGCGAGATCCGCAGAACAGTATTCAGAAATAAAAAGTCCGGCTTTGCCAACGGTCATCACAGCATCAATAAACTGATCCCCAGTCGGCGGCTTATTATTCCCTTCATTAAAAATATAATATCTTAATGTTCCAAACATTTCAAAACTAAGTTCCATTTCTCCCTCGGGATCGTAACCTGAATTTTCACCTGCTTTTACCAT encodes:
- a CDS encoding recombinase family protein, which translates into the protein MIIGYARVSTQEQNLDLQIDDLLKAGCNKIFKEHISGKNTQRPELQKMISVLRPGDKVVVWKLDRLGRSLRDLIDLVGEFQKLDVNFISLNDSIDTSTPTGRFTFNLFASIAEFERDIIRQRTKAGLAAARARGKIGGRPKGLSKEKLAKAKTATLLYNSGEKTVDEILMELNIGRATFYRYLKQVNNTAQLINK
- a CDS encoding NADPH-dependent FMN reductase yields the protein MYKVKIISSTVRPGRKGPVIAQWIAEQAKAQGNFEVEILDLGEIGLPLMNEANHPSMKKYEHEHTRKWSAKIEEADAFIFVTAEYDNSYPAPLKNALEYLLAEWKYKPSGIVSYSLTPFGGVRAVASLKQDLVYFNNMPVAELVNIPVYSQYINDDGVFAGDEKLTGSTKTMLNELLRWTKGMKAIRENN
- a CDS encoding SDR family oxidoreductase, whose amino-acid sequence is MSKVILITGTSSGFGKLTAITLAADGHCVIAAMRDTKGKNLKTAIELSKVDNIEVVEMDVNSDQSVDDAFAYVLKRYGKIDVLVNNAAVTGFGIAEAHTLDVFRRMFETNFYGVLRTYFAVLPSMRAAKCGLIINLSTGASGFSLPYMIPYMSSKFAMETLVEGIDSELRDFGIENVSIPCGVYPTGMADKGGFNADKPEIAGEYKDFDRRMAALGNALFGKMEEFQMNPQTIADGIKNLVDMQKGSRPLRYPLDAVAQGTDEEFISAKTKIKRKWAVKYGFDI
- a CDS encoding nuclear transport factor 2 family protein — protein: MELSKESQQTQEVLNGFFQGTSQNDVKAIAQYIADDIDFYIAESPYMPWTGKKSGKQEVITALHQLTDAHKLAEDDFEMDHTFIDGTEAAVFGKAGRTVKATGKKFKEPFVMRFTIVNGLITRLLMLEDSHQIEKAFK
- a CDS encoding SIR2 family NAD-dependent protein deacylase — encoded protein: MEQQKLFEAIRQEDVVIFAGAGFSRYAGYPLGGKLAEILTGRLSEDEKLKVSVNAPLDYLSEEIVRIKRGSREMINSVLDDVFAAPAISTSDHDLLASIPHFRTIITTNYDALFENAFGDTATLIYKDTDLANWRQNGVNILKIHGDLADKSSIILTREDYARFYHKDYSSPFWATIIKAIATKTILFLGYGYEDPNVWAIFEHVYNHLGENRKRAYFVSPGASDEKIDFLQKRGIHYIKHTGESFLCALTEDIREHIFEDMRKKWLSPETFRKFTSNHQLSVSLQDKGDSYQVHSISGKNGEPMHGNMRFKFDPDGDIDQRFQKFFEDGQFDQLEFNKKELATFTLNIEGLKLFGEGDLAQVSFKKMPKIIPFDLVFSTEGFEMRNLTAQIYGGKKSVTFKTKLHTLNFQITIVNPDDQEPDARWSMEHDAIYRNVNEELEVHEFLKYFFLQKEATIYLTKETKISKQCPTYDKERVSNAETYLEYFKGLKEVERAFGVRFTDFYPIDQESVDDLNWILQVIRGQQFEKGESMEMSFGELPSETIDSLSLVKEYDKPLEFTVNSDLTMILHNQRLPIPGMHTEIPYPEVTNIEELRSGGKVLKVKSRTGTIYQKFMLKPFPSID
- a CDS encoding Crp/Fnr family transcriptional regulator, with translation MFDRFRKYLESKTLISESDYQLIESVSIIKKLRKHQFLLTEGDVCTFNAFVCDGFLRKYSLDDKGAEHTVYFAIENWWTADRQSLMDGTPSKYYIEAVEDSVVLLISKSNYEMICEKIPAFRDMVNQILQRSLNATHERINATFQATAEEKYNQFLKSFPNLANRAPRHMLASYLGITPETLSRVRKQVSTK
- a CDS encoding VOC family protein; the protein is MKNKSLKTIAAIVAIISLSLTGIKPASAQTPGLVGMDHVGFNVPNLDEAVKFFIDVLGFHKVYEEGKLPLNADAKKAFNIRQSAEVMHIAMLTTGTGSNIELFEYNSPERDMKRPMNDDIGWYHIAVYTDNMDKSVAYLKAKGVEFIGAPIEHKTGPNGGLTGVYFKTPWGLQIELVTYPRGMEYEKAHPRYKLWSPKNNRVKNQ